In Panicum virgatum strain AP13 chromosome 5K, P.virgatum_v5, whole genome shotgun sequence, the genomic window atttccTTTTAGTGCGTGCCATACTAAATTGTATGGAGCCATTATTATAAATCGGAAAGAGAGGGGTATTAGTAAACATTAATAGTAACAAAGAAGTAGATGACtataatataataatatattagtatctaaatctgaaatttagatCAATCACATAATTTGTAGCACGAATCAATAAAGACAAAAGCTGTGTAGTAGTGGTGATATGTACCTTGATCTAGAATCTTCCTTTTTTCACCCTCCTGTTTCATGTCAATGTAGTGTACTGCAGGGAAAACAGAAGAATGAAATTGGTTTAGTATGAAAGGTTTTGAAAAGGTTATTATTGTAGAACATGGACATGCCATAATTGGTGTTATTTAGACTGCTAGGTCAAGTTTTGGTCATGTTACTTTTGTTTCCTAGCTCGTGTTTGTTAGGATGTCCGATCTCTCATATTTAGTCCCCGTATGAGGGTAGGAAGTTGTATGGGgacctttttttctctctctaatGCAATGAAGCACAGCTCTCCTGCGTTATCTAAAAAATAATTTGTGtaagaaattttattttttgaattttattttgattgccAATGCCACTGGTTTGCAGATGAACTGGTTCAGTTCTAGCCTTTTTGTTTACTATGAACCTAACATGTTCTAGTTCCAAACTAAACATCACATGCCAGCTCCTAATGAACTGATGCAATTTGTAGACTTGGTGAGCTGGAATGAACTGGAACAGTTTCTTCCTGTTAATGCCATGTTCCTGTTTGCGATTGATGGCTTAAATTGGTTAGAGGCTTACAGCTGCCACTTTTATTATCAGAACCATTTTGATTCTGTAATTTCTCAATTATATGAGAAGTAATGAAAATTGTGAGTGGTTAGGTAAAACAGTGAGCTCCTGAAACTCGTATGTCCATGCCTTATTTTGCATCTGCCCAGCCATGGCACATCATGTTAATCCTATTCGTCAGCATGCTTACTGAATGAACCAAATGACTAAATGATAGGTAACCACCGCTTCCATTCACTAATTAGTCAGGTCCACACATGCAGGTGGCCACTTCTGTTGTCAGGAAGATCATGCTAGACGAGTTTGGGTTGCAGTACATCTGCGCCATCGCGGGCTGTTTCTTCGAGGCAGCCATGGCTTTTGCGGCCATGGTCAGTGTACTGGCCAGCATATAGGGCTTGTGTTGGAGAAGTTAAAAATGCATTGGCTATCTACCTAGTTCTTTTAGGTATTTGGTGCTCTGGTTCTTGCGTGTGTGTTGGGGTGGGAGGGGTGCCTGAGCTCATGGAGATTGCTGGAACGGGGTGTCAGGATGTTGTTTAAGAATTTGAGAGCATGAGGAGGTAGAAGAGGGAGAGGGATTTCCATTTTGGCAGTTTTCTTGGAGGATTGCGCCATGGCACTAGCAGGAGTAGCAGCTCGCGGGAGTGTTGCTTGCGCTCATGGGGACCTCGACCTCGTGAGCTTCTTTGAATCCCGCGGCCTTGAGTCTCTGGATCGGCCTAGGAACTGTTGCACGTAGTACCTGGGTGAGCTTCGGCTGTTTCGATCTGGGATTGTGATGAGCAAGTGCGCCCGCGGAGTACGCGCGGaagctgccgtcgtcgtcgtcgcagcTGCCGCAGCAGCGCATGCGCTGACGGATGGAGCAATAGGgcgagcggccgccgccgccacctggaTCTGCGCCGTGTGAGGGGAGGCGAAGGGCACTGGCCTGGATCGACAGagacgggcgccggcggcgggcacaTCTGTGCGGGCCGGTGGAGGGCGAGCGACGCGTACCAGGGACTGAAGGAGGTAATGCGGCGGCGTATGGCCGGGCGGTGGGGGTGGACTCGGAGGCAGCCGCGAGGGCCATTGGCGTCAGGCCGCGAGTGGAGGGAGCGCTGGCGGAGGGAGGTCCGTTGGTGGAGCGAGCTTAGGGAGGTCCGCCGGTGAACTGAGCGCTGGCGGCGGAAGCGGTTGACGCCGACGGATGGCGCATTCGTTCGTAGGTGCAGAGCAATGCAAAGGGACTATCGTTAGTAGGGGAGTTAGGGAGATTACATACCTAGGAGGAAGCAGCGAGATCGACAACGCCCTGGTCGACGTTGGCTGAGGTAGGATGATTTTTTTGTTGCAATCCGGAAGTGGAAGGGGTGATGGTGATTTTCGCTGGTTTGGGAACTGAGATGCGGAAGGGGAAGCGTTGCTTTTTTACTGATTCCTGTTGTTCTCGATTGCTGTAGAAGTGGAAAGAGAAATCTAGAGTACGCGGAACGGGCGGGAAGAGCAGGCGAGACGGGCGGGAAGAGCAGGCGGGACGGGCGGCGCGTTTGCATTAGACATTGTTAGGTTCCGTCTGATTTGAATCCAACGATAGGAAAAAATTTTGATGACGTGGCCCAATCACAGCTCAGGGAATAACCCAGGTTTCAATTCTTAAAGATTTATATGCTAAGTTTAGAAATGCATCTTTTTTACTGAATTGAATCTGTTTTTTTACTACAGGAGAGATGTTTGTTGTATTTTGCTGAATTCACCTTCGAGGCTCACACCCTCAATGGTGTGGCAAACGTCAAATGACCCTTTTGCCCCCAGCTAGCCCACTGTCCCTGATTCCCAGTGACAGCTGGGCCCCGCACGTCATCACTAACCTACGTGCACCGGAGCGAAGCCGCTGATCCGACGCGCCGCCTCTCTGCATCTGTCGTCGCCGGTGACTCGGTAAGTCCTCTCCCCCGCGCAtcttccttcctctccctcgccTGCGCGCGAGTTCCCTCTCCGTGCGCCTCGGGCTGCCATCCATCCAGCGACCCGAGCGGCGCCGCGCTGCCCTGCGCGTTTTCGTCGGCCGCCAGTTCGACCCTCCCGCgccttaccccccccccccccccctccccccattCTCCTTCACGTGGCCACCTGAGGCTTGTCTAGATCTGTTCTTCTCCAAGCGGAGGCAACAGGCAGCAGCTCACCCCTAACCATTCCCTCTCAATCTCTCCCGTAAAGCAAACCAGCTAGTAGCGCTTCCAATTAATTCAGCTCCTACGTTGTTCCCATCGGCAAAAGCAACAGACAGGGGCTCATCTCCCACACGCTACTTCTCTCCCTACGAATTTCCTTCAATACAAGCAGCTCCAGCCGCCTCCAATAGTCCAATCCACCAGCACCAACAGGTGCCCGGTGCCCCCCTCCAAACCCAAACCCTCCACCAGTCAGAGCAGCTCTATGTGTCTGCGGTAAAAGAATTTGTTAATTGCAGTTTTTTCTTGGTTCTCGGGTGGATTTTACAGATATTAGTGTATTACGATGGGCAATATGTGTAAAGGTATAACTTGATATATTGATTGCTTCGTGTGATAATTTGTAAATTCTGAGATCAACTTATGAATTTTTCTCTGTTGTTGACTAAAAATACCTTAGGAACTGCCGGCTATGCTGCAGAAAACACTTTTTTCACACTTCCACTTAGCCTGCTAGATTGTTGATGTCAATGGAGCATTCCACTTAGGTTGGAATTATTACTGtgattgtaatattttaagttcTTATTGTGATAGGCCAGTTGATTGCTTGGTGCAGTGAGGCAAGCTATTGGGTGGCGCTCACAGGCCCTACGATTTCCTATTCGTTAGCAGCTCTTCGATGTTAATCATATCATACATACAGCACTGCGCGTGGGAGTGAGAGTGAAGTAAATGCTCAGTTACTTATGGGCTTATGTTTATGTGTGAGAAAGGCCATTTTACTATGTTAGATAGGCCTGTGACCAGTGTTCTTTTCATGTCTTTGTTGTATGGTATGTCAGTGATGGACTCCATTTCCTCTTATTTGTGCAATAGGTGATCAAATTGCCATGCAAGATTGTGTCGCTTCGTTCTTATTTTGCTAATTATTGATGTAATTCGTTCATTACAATAGGATAAAGCTGCATTTGATCCTCAGAGATGATGAACGAGTCTTTTCTTGATAGGATGGTTTCCCAGCTTCGGTCAACATGCAAGTAAGAGTATCATGCAGCTCACCCTGTTTTATTGATTTATCACACTGCTACTATGTCAATTGATTAGGTATAACAGACCATACATGGAGTGTAGAAGAATACATTATTAATAGTTGATCTTCTAGTTAATGTTCTCTGCTATCGTGTTAATTATTAGAGAGAACTTTGAACATGCCCTATTTGATGATGGTTTTGTACTTTGTTTCATTTTTCAATTAGATAAGAAGATTGATTCTGAGCTCATTCATAGCTTACATACCAAACAAGTATGCAAAACAGTTTCCAAGCACTAGAAGTCATTgctagatctaaatctatagTAAAATATCTAGACACATCCAATGCATGAGCGGCTTGTATATATAGTGTTCTTGGAACTAAATGCACTaacatatttttattttattatgtCATGCTATGTCTTAATGTTATCCTAAAATTGAAAATTACAGGTACTACACTGGATATCCCAAGGACCTAGGGCCATCAAGAATTATACCATTCACATCTGAGCGTCAGTTTGTACAGCTATTGCATGAAGGAAGGCCTGTAGTTGTTGCCTTTACTATTAAGTATAGTAACTCTGCTGTATTTTGTTCAGAAACACCAACTAGAATAGCAAATCCTCATATATGCCAGCATTCACTCACTTCAATCCTGAAAATTGCCTTTTTAGGTGCACTTATACACAGCATCTTGATAAAGTACTGGAAGAGGCTGCTGCCACATTTTATCCACATATCAAGTTTGTCAGAGTAAGCTACTATTGATTTACATTTACACGAAAATGTCCATTTACAGTCTTGTCAGACAAGCAGCTTGAAAAAAGCCTTGGGTGTGCAGATAGCTTATTTCTTTTTGATACTTCTGTATTAGGATTGATGAAACATGCTCGATTAAGCTAGAAATGAGTGAGTAGTTGTATTTTCATAAGGTTACTTTGCTTATCAAACCTGTCTATATCAACTTATGGTTTCCTCCAAATATATGTTGGATACTTTTGGCCACATTACAAATTGTGCTTCCCTCCAAAGTAGCCAGTGAACATTCTTCTTCTCTGCTGTCAGGTTGAATGCCCAAAGTATCCTGGGTTTTGCCTCACGAGGCAAAGGAATGAATATCCATTTGTTGAAGTATTTTACAATCCAGAACAGGTTATACTCGTTTACTTCATGTACATAAGTTCAAATGTTTCAGTTTCTTTGTTTTGGTTCCTCATTGCAATTTCCATTCCTACTCCGGTTACCATTTCACACCTTTTATTTGATTTGTGTCCACTGGGACTTTGGATACTAGCATAATGGGATTTGTGACCTTAGTGCCTGCTAATTTACTATCGCTCTTTTGTGAGCATTTTTTTATCGGTCTTGATGTTATGTTTATAATTTCACTAGTATTCACAGCTAGACGATAATAAGTTGCAAGCTATAAATAATATGTTTGTTGGATGATCCCAGAGGAAGAAACTACTTGTGCATGAGATGTTCAACAAGCTGGAGGTCTTGTGCTCCTGTTTGATAAAAAGTTCAATAAAAAATTTGTTTGATATTGTAAATATAAACAAAGTTCCTGTAGATGTATGTCCATTCAAACACCTTCATGAATTTTCAGAACTTTAGAACCTAATTCAGGGGTATAGTGTTCTCACTTTGAGAAAGAAACCTAATTCAGGGGTATAGTGTTCTCACTTTGAGAaagaaccccaatgtcagctgCATGTACTGTTTGTTGATTTTAAATAGTATCTGAAGCCTAAATAATTACTTGCTCAGCTGTGTACAACACTAAATTGTTGTTACATTCTCAGGTATTTTGTATTAATTGGTTCTAGAGATGATGATAGTTTTCTTTTGCCACCATAATTTGGGTGGCATatgttttcctttcttttggCCTGGTAATGACTTTTTCTGTACTTTCACAGGCTGCAAGCCAAGGAAAGAGTGTGGATCCTAACATCACCAAGTATTCTGTAAAAGTGCTACCTGTAAGTAATTCTTGAGCTTGTGTCCATCAGTTTAATAGTTGGATCCAAATATTTTTGGTGAGCTGATGATGGATTGTGTTTCCTGCAGTTCAACTATGATCAGAGCTTGTATGGATTTCGGGAATATTTCAAGAAGCATGGTTTCAAGTATTCTGAAACAAACTAATTCTGTCAATAGAAATATGCGATGTGAGAACTTCTAGGGACTTAACATGGAGGCATTCATTGTCGGAGTTGAACTGTGGGGCTTTATTGATGTCTTTCCTAGTTCAAGGAATGCCTGCCATGTACTCATGTTAGGGTATCATGCCTATAGATTAGCACTGCAATAGCAAATGCCTGCTGAACTATCGACCTTCAATCTGGTAAATTAAACATTTCCCCAACCTCAACCAGGAGTGAGTATATTGCACGTCTTTTTATTGAATGCGAGCGGTTTGCTAGGATGTCAGGATTGGGTCGCTGTATCAGTTGAAGCTAGCAGTTTTTAGAGTTCAGAGCCCCTGGACAATATGATTTCGTTATATTTGTAAAAGAAATGTCGTGGTACACCAGTTGCTGCCATGTGGATCAGATTGAGATTTGTTCCTAAAAATACTCTATTTAATCATACCCTCAGCACTTTAGTTCAGAATGTTAAAGCCTGAAAAAGCCATGAGCCAGGGTAGCAGTGTGATGGCCTGTTTGGATGGTGGCTAGAGTTTGTCTTGCCACAGATTAGCTGTCTTTCTTGGCTACTAGTGTTTGGCTTCTTGCTACCGCTGTGCTCGCCCACACTTTGCCCTGCAGTCGCAGGCGGCAGGCCTATGTGGACgggtagaaaatttttgctGTGCGTTTAGGTACCAAGCTAGGAGACCACTGAAGATCTGCacgtatttttttgattttgtaTAGGTATAAGTATATATCATTCTGCTGTAAAGAGGGACTGCCCTGGTCTCTGTCTAAATCGTACGTGGATTTTGTTATGAAATTATCGGGAATTGTCGATGAACAAACTGTGCAGCGGCCAAGAAGGACACTCGTAGCAGGAGATGCCGATTTGCCAGGCCAAAAGTGACAGTTTTGCTGATCGTCGTCGTCTCTGGGGCGTGGGGCTGCAACATGGGCTGATTTTATCGTAACATGGAGCAGCAAGGGGTCGCTGCACGTGGGGAATGATCGCGTCTAAAAAGAATCGCAAGAAAACACAGAGGTATGATGTGACCGCAGTCCCCAGAGCAGGTGCTCGGTTGGTAGTTGGCcccaaagaaataaagaaatcaTCGCcttttttataataataaaaaagaaaaaaactaatGAGAAAGGGTATTTTATCGCAGGTGTGCTGCCAGAAGGTAAGGTTGCTGCTGGGATGCTCAGCGGGGCGCCTGCTACATCTACGCGGCAGAATTGATGCAGGGCCGTTTCAGTTTCAGGGCTTGTAATTTTCTTCCGGTGCAAGTGCAACCGGCACTGCGCACCTCCTGGATCGTACGTATGATGATCGGTGTCCAGTGGACTGGTGATGGAATAGAAGCAGCAAGGGATGTTGCTCGCAGATGATGACCTGACAGATGGTTAGGCGGGCCACGATAATTACACGGTAACACGGGATTCCTCTCGGGGCCCACGTGCAGCCACAGGAGCCGGGGAATCTCGGAGCGGAGGAACGGCCGGCCCCCGCGTCGTCCTCGAGGGAATCATCGAGGTACAAATTGGAGCAGGGGTAGGTCTCGGCTCGGGCGGCCTCAGCAACTGTGCTCGGACCACGGGGGCAAATATCTCGACGTCAGGTTCCATCCAGATCAAGGAgcagcggagcggagcggagaaGCGCGGGGGAGGATGGAAGAAGCGCGGCACGGTTacagcccgctcgccggcgacgacgaggacgcGGAGGCGATCCGCGGCGCCACCGGCGATGGCGACGACGTCAAGCTGAGGCTGCTCGGCTACAAGCCGCAGCTCAAGCGCGACCTCTCGTGAGTAGTCTCTCCTCTGCCTGCCTGCTCCCCGCTGCTCCGCCGTCGCCTCTTGCTCGGGCCAGCCACCGATCGATCCTTCTCGATTTCTTTCTACCTTTACCTGCACTGCTCCATTAATACGAGAAGAATCTGCTCCGCCGGCCATACCGGCTCTTCTCGTTGCCGGATCTTGCGTGTTCTGATGCGGCCGATGAGTTTGCTTGCTTGCCACAGCACTTGCGTTCTTCTCCCCGTTGACCGGGAATCTCTTGTTTGCGGGTTTAGTAAACTTGCCGGTTTGTCCAATACTCGTCAGGTCACGCAAAAATACAGATCAACATACTCCTTTTCACTTTCCGATCAGAGATTGTTTGGGcaggtagctagctagctcatgGGTTCCCTGATCTTTGTGTCTCTGTTTCAGTGGATCAAAGATACTAATACCATTTCTTCAGAAAAGAAAACACTAGTACTATATAGAAGGACGGCTCGTTAAGTTTAGATCGGGATGGATAGTCAGGCAGCCACGTGCGTACCTGTACTAACAGCGACACGAAGTACACTTCCTTCTGTTTCCTTTCttcttgttgtttttttttttaaaaaaaacgctGCTTATTGCTTTTTGACCCCACCACGGTCCACTGTTAAATAAATGGGCTAATTGAGAACCGGGcctaaaataaaaatgaaaaaaagaccGTGACCATTTCGGCCCAGACTAACAACCTCCGCCACTTGTGGCTGCAGGGTGGTGTCCAACTTCGCGGTGTCGTTCTCAATCGTGTCGGTGGTGACGGGCGTGACGACGCTGTTCGGGACGGGCCTCCAGTTCGGCGGGCCGGCGACGATGGTCTACGGGTGGCCCGTGGCCGGCGCCTTCACCCTCGCCGTCGGGCTGGCCATGGCCGAGATCTGCTCCGCCTACCCCACCTCCGGCGGCCTCTACTTCTGGAGCGCCAGGCTCTGCGCCCACCGCCGCTGGGGCCCCTTCGCCGCCTGGCTCACCGGCTGGTAAGCAAGCCGCCTACTGATTCTACATTTCTTGACAAATCGATAGCACTGCACGGCCCTAGAAAAAAGTCTCCCCCCCAACTTGTGTCGCCAATTATGCACGGGGAGATCAGCCTCTGAATTTTCCTGATACGCGATCAGCTGCGTGACCTTTTTGGCAAAGCTAGCTCgccctcgaggaaaagggaaaaaagcGTTAGCGTCAGCCTCAGCGGTAGCAAAGGTCACGTCGCTGCTAAGCTAGTTGTCCGTACTACTAAGATGGGAGTACGCTTGTTGCAGCTCGGCTTTGACAAgattcgtcgtcgtcgtggcgcGTCGCGGACCCTTCTTGTCCGAATAATAATAGCAATATAGTATTAGTAGCAGTATATATTATAATCCCAGCATGATAAAATCCCGCTGCAGCTGCTGAGGCTGAAGCTTTTGACCACCCCTCCTTCGCTTTCCcccgaccggtccggccaaaccggtcgggtccggtaccggtataccagaccggtttggccggaaaccggtcggtatcggtcgaagtcaaatttgaattcaaaattcacAGTGCAAACGGTTccgccggtataccggtcggtttgactggtaatcggtcaaattcaattttttttcttttttggtttaaattcaaatgcccgcaaagtatactaaatggatgcttgtataacatgttttagtctaaatgaaccctccaatccttttttactacttttacattatatttgtatacttttgtatgcacgttttttgtttaacttcaaatccccgcaaactatactaaatgaacgaatttttgagaaattttgacaCCATTATATTCGTCGCATcttaaagtatttttagaaattttttaagaatttttcatttttttgaat contains:
- the LOC120707349 gene encoding uncharacterized protein LOC120707349 isoform X2 → MVSQLRSTCKYYTGYPKDLGPSRIIPFTSERQFVQLLHEGRPVVVAFTIKCTYTQHLDKVLEEAAATFYPHIKFVRVECPKYPGFCLTRQRNEYPFVEVFYNPEQAASQGKSVDPNITKYSVKVLPFNYDQSLYGFREYFKKHGFKYSETN
- the LOC120707349 gene encoding uncharacterized protein LOC120707349 isoform X3, which codes for MMNESFLDRMVSQLRSTCKYYTGYPKDLGPSRIIPFTSERQFVQLLHEGRCTYTQHLDKVLEEAAATFYPHIKFVRVECPKYPGFCLTRQRNEYPFVEVFYNPEQAASQGKSVDPNITKYSVKVLPFNYDQSLYGFREYFKKHGFKYSETN
- the LOC120707349 gene encoding uncharacterized protein LOC120707349 isoform X1; this translates as MMNESFLDRMVSQLRSTCKYYTGYPKDLGPSRIIPFTSERQFVQLLHEGRPVVVAFTIKCTYTQHLDKVLEEAAATFYPHIKFVRVECPKYPGFCLTRQRNEYPFVEVFYNPEQAASQGKSVDPNITKYSVKVLPFNYDQSLYGFREYFKKHGFKYSETN